GGCGTGGCAGCGTCCCATTCTAGCTCTCTCGTGACTCTGTATCAGTAACATCGCGCTATGCAACACCCTTTCGGCGGCAAGCTTCGCCTCTCGGTCGGCTTTTTCCTCGGGTGACTCGACGACCTGTACCTTCGAGGGTACGACGCGTCTTCTCCGCGTCACACGCGGTTTCAACGCCTCGCCCACCAAATCAGGCATACTCTCGACGTGAATCTGCGAGAGCCTGCGTTCCCTTACCTGCGGTTCTACACGATTAaagcgaaaatttatttcagctgaacattttaattttaatgttcaCACATTCAATCACTCgacaatttttaacgaaatttttatatcgatgAAAAAGCTTCCACGAACCTTTGCGAGCACTTTCCAGTACCtgttgaataaattttctccGCTCCTCTAGTCTTTCCCGGCCCGACACAGACGCAAACAGCTCGATGTCGTCCGGCGTGAATTTCAGTCGATTTAAAATATCGCCAGGCCATCTGCGTGGACactatttctttataaattcGAAATAATGAGATTAATGCGACGAGAAAGCGCGCACGCACTGGTATTCCGTGTAATTCAAACGGGCAATTTCTTTCTTATACTCCAGCATTCGACCGATGGCGCAGTCCAATATCCGCTTGATCAACTCCCGCTTCTGCGTCTGCAGCATTTGATCGTAGCACATAATGAGTCTCCTTACGAGATTACGGTaccttgaaaaatttatttaacttgtCACGATCGAAATTATTGACAACAATTTATATCAGAatgtttaacatattttttgcacggaaaatataacattttccaGGTCAGGCACATACCTTATATACATAGACAACGCTGCATTTAAAATCTCCCTTTTCCTCGTCAATGTGCCTTCTTGCAACTTGCGTTCGAGCTCCAACAGCTTCTCCAGATCGTTTCTCGTTACAAGCCATAATTCAGAGTAATAAATATGCGACATAGAATATAACGTACACTTTTGAGATTAATATTGTAAGAAAATACTAGTGTTATTTGCACCGACAATTTAGAATTTGTTGGTTTCGAATTGCATGGTTGTCATTGTGTGACTGATGTTTGAGAATGAATTTATGTGCGTCAGCCAGAAACAAAATCGATATATCTTGATACTTTGCATCGTGTTGTACGAAATATATCTTAGCAGAGagaactataataatatacatttattaaataatcttttatataattttaaacgaTCCTTTCCAGGATGCCGAAACCATTTCGAGATCTACTCGTGTTAGCATTGATAATGACGACGTCATGTCTCAACGTGACAGAGGACGACACTACGACAACGTCAACGGAAACGTTCAGCTCGGCGATGAAATCGAGCACTCTCGACAcaacgacaacaacgacgaggacgatgacgacgacaatcGCCACTGTAGCATCAACATCGTCAACGACTGTGATAGCGCAGGACGATAGCGTCTCAAAAAATCATTCTAACGTATCGTCACCGTCTTCTCCTGACGTCGCGGTTTGGGAGTGCCCAAATATCACAAAACCGGGCGTGGAATGTTCCTGCGACTTTCCTCACACGCTCAGGTGCACCGGTGATAGAACGGCGCTGCAGGTAATCggtttaattacataaaattatcccgatgtaatttaaaacatcgaaatgaaatttcgaaCGATTAATTCGTCAAATTTTTCACcgaattcatatttttacgaCAAAAATTTCGAGAGGTGCAAGCGCGAGTTATTAACTGGATTTATAACGTCCAACGTTACGCTTCGCGGCGCAATTGCGAGGTCGTTACTTTTTCACCAACGATCAAGAAGAGCGTGGGTGGTATAGACTACCAATGAAATACAagttgtatatatacatatattattcaagAGTCCATTGTGCGctcgtttctcttttcctctctcgcttCCGTCTCTTCGCTCTTCCCAGTCACATATTCTGCTTGATCCATCTTGCCTCGCGCACGCCCGTTGTCTTGCGCCGAGTTAGTATCCCGTTATCAATTACGTTTGTTGACGTTGCAGCGAAATTGGCAATCGCAACGATCATTTCTGATCAGTCCTGTAAagctattaaattaaattcgagaGATGTACTGTAACTTTTCTGGAATAAAACAgtatattatctaaaatatctattcagattaaaaatattctatatctAAAGATATAATTGTTTGAGTAAactttttgaataataaatataaacggcgaagagaagaaagaagaaacaacagaaaaaaaaacggaataaaatagaagaaagaagaaataaaagaattccCTGTTATTTCTTTTAGGCCATTAGCGAACATCTGAAATGTAGCCGACCGGACACGATATCGTTACTAGACCTAACCGTAACAGGAATCTCTGTGTTGCCGGCGCGCTTCCTCGAAGATGTTGCTCTTCATGGACTGGTAGTCTCTACTGGCGAGCTGAAACGCGTCCACGAGAACGCGTTTACCGCATTGGCGCGACCGTTGCAAGCACTCGGACTACCCAACAATCTTCTGGATTCAGTTCCCACGGCCGCACTGTCGCACCTCGTCGGTCTGGATCGATTAGATTTGTCGCACAACAAGTTGAAGACTTTAGAAGCTGATTCATTTACGGTACACGATttcaaaataagataaataataatataatcgttattacaaataaagaacagtgaaaacaattttctccGAATAGCTTTGGCAATTTCAAGGACAATTTGGAAAAGATCAGAAGACAACGAAACGATTTTCGTTTTAGGGATTATTGAGCCTGACTTATCTGGATCTGTGCGACAATCTGCTGTCGCAGTTATCGCCGCAAGTCTTCCTGGCTTTACCGGAATTGCGCTCGCTAAGGATGCGCGGAAATCGCCTGAGCGTTTCCGCCCTCTCCGCGCTGAGAGGTCTGATACGCTTGGAGGAACTGGACCTATCGAATAATTTGCTGTTGGGTCCGATGGGTCCGAATCTGTTGCCGCAAATGCCCAGATTGCACTTCCTCACTGTGTCGGAGAACGGACTCATCAATGTCCAACAAGGAGCTCTTATGGGTCTTAGGAATCTCACGTATCTGAGTTTAAGTCACAATCAGGTGAATGTCTACCTACAGGTTACAAAAAAAGAGATCAAATCATCcttttaaatatgttataaataacaaaaaataattacaatgaaaTTGTTTTAAGTAATTCTGTTGTGAATAACCGTATATCTTACCGATACGCAGATCGACGTATTAGAAGACCACTCGTTCAAGTATCTGTCGACTCTAACGCGACTGAACCTGGCGAATAATCGCATCGTCGCCGTGTCCAGCGCCTCCCTGGCGCACCTGGAGAAGCTGACCACCCTGGACCTGACGCACAATTTTCTGCGATCGTTGACGGCCGACCTGGTGGTGCCGTTGACGAGTTTACAAGACTTGCGGCTGGACGACAACGACATCACGATGGTGGCGAATGATGTGCCGACGTCGAAGTTGCGCCTGAAACGGCTCTCCCTCGCCGACAATCCGCTCAACTGCGACTGTACCCTACTGGAGTTCGCCAATTGGCTGACAAACTCCAGCTTGTTGGAGGAGGACAAGTCGTCGGCGGTGTGCGCCACACCGCCCGCTCTGGAGAACGGTATTCTCACGCAAGTTCCGCCGGGCAGTCTGCTCTGCGGCGAGCCAACGCCGCCCATGACCCGGGTGCCGTTGGCAGGCGCACAGCTGACCCTCAAGAAGTTCGATTACGACGAGTCGACCGGCATCAATCTGCTCTGGCACGTGGAGCAATGCGTCGAGCAGTACACCTGCGACTCGCTGATCGTCTACGAGACGATCGGCGACAGTGAGATTCAGACGGAATCCAGCCCGCTCCACTGCGACTCCCGGATGATGCGAGACCCCTGCACCTTGCCAATCACCATACCGGCCTCGCTGCACCTGCAGCTAGGCCACAAGTACCGCTACTGCGTGGTTCTGCTGGTGCCCACCGTCTACGACGACGTGTCTCTCGGCCTGGGCTGCAGCGACGTCATCGTCCTGCAGAAGACTCAGCGGCAGGAGCAGCAGTACGTGAGGGAAGCAGACTTGCATCCAGCGGTGTCCACGCAACCACCCGACAGCTCCTACTCGCGGATCACCAGGATCCACGTGAACGTGTCGGACAAGGGCTACCTGCACGTCGACGTGGTTCTCTCTAGACTGAAAGAAACGAGCTCCTGCCAACTCTCCGTCGTCGTGTTCAACGCGGTCTCCACGGTGCATCGCGAGAGATTCAACTGCAGTTCCGCGTTCGTCACCGACGTGGAGGTGTCGTTGCCGGGTTACTACAGGGTGTGCGCTAGCCTGGACGAGCTcaccgacgtcgtcgtcgccgctggTGACCTGGTGGACGACCGCGAAAGGTTCCGCTGTGTCGAGGTGATTGAGCAAGGCTACAGGAGGCAGAACGCCGAAGCGTTGATCGTGATAGCTGTGATCGCCGCTACCGGTATCGTTCTCATCACTCTTGCCATACTCGGTAGAAGCCTTGCCAGGCGGCTGCGGCATCCCAGAATACAGGCGCAGTGCTTCCTGCCGGCTCAAGAATTTGAAATTACTCACAAAGCGCACTACATCAAGCTCCTGGCAACGACGAAGGTTTAACGAATCAGCgttaataatgaatttaatattgcTCTCAAAATCCAAGTTTTGAGAATTCAAGAATGGGAATGTAACAAAACTCGcacctttttctttctgatttTTTTTTAGTGGAATTAGGCttgtaatcttattttattttttattttgtatcttttatgcatacatatatacagaagaatatgtaatataaaactgTAGCATACACAATAtctctcattatttaatatctataattctctctctgaattttttaataattattatacacgtTAGAGTtacttgtaattttataatttatctaaCTTTGTATGTATGAAATGTCGACTTTTAAATCCTGtcaaaaattttagaaaatgaaaGTGTGAATTTTACTATTGTATATCTCCATTCCAAGATCTGTTAAATGAATATATACATGATACATGGATAATGAACTCATGAGTCATTTTACAGAGATgttaagaagaaaataatgtctCTGCCAGCTTGAAGATTTTTTAGTTTTCTACATCTAAAAGTTTCAAGCTTGATAAATatcttttgatatatttttatacatttaataaatatgttagtTGGTATACATACTCGAAACATGATTGTCCAACTTTGAGAGAAAGTACCTTCTCATTTTGTAGCATATATGATATACATGATACTAATTCTACATCTGTGTTATgttgtaaatatattgtttaatcgtTTTTAATGCTCTTCTAAACATgtgttattgtaaaataatatataattattatattatgtagcaattattttatgaaatatgaagATACATATATGAGGGCGTCTCGTGACAATtagcatataaataaattgtttaacaTTTCTTCTTTGCCATTTTTATCTACCTTCCACTAAAtaacatgaaaaaatatatattaaattgtattactcTGGATGTCTGAATATGATCTGATTGTGAGCCCATCTAGCCGTTAATtggaattttttcttttttttatcaagaatatgaaaaatagcCCATACTGCTGATAACAAACGTTACAATGGGTTACAAAGATACGAttggagaaaaaaaggagctTGTAGTGCCCTCTGTCGAGAAAGTGTCCTAAGTATCTCAACGAAAAAGTATTACCGACAATTTACTTCATTGAAGTGTAATCACGTGCGATCACTGCGATCATGAATCATCAgcctatttattttctaatgaATGCACATGGAGTGGCGAGTGCATCAAAATTGCCTGAAACATTCCCGAATAACCTATTCACATATCAAAGTGTCaggatttaaatattttatcaagacAATCGAACAAAGTTCCAagtgaaaatattgttaacaaAGTTTCAagctaaaaagaaattatctcGAACGCCgagagattatttatttcaacgcATTCCATAGTCTTGTTAATTGTTTGatactatttttttactaCGACTAGTCAAAGCTACATCAGTATACCATGGAGAAGAATGACAAATTGCAAATACTGAAAAATGCCATAAGGAGTTACCCCAATTTTCCTGAGCCTGGAATAATTTTTCGGTAAGTCCCTGAAAGAGACCTGCAAAGTTTTGAGGAATCATGAAAAATCtagcaattttatattgaGTTTGTTTCACGTCCATGATATTATGCTGCAAATCATTTCACTTTTAGAGACATATTCGCCGTGTTTTACGACATTGCAGCGTTAAGGgcattaaaagatttaatcaTGGAACATATCTCGTTTCTTGAGGTCGATCTGGTCATAGGTTTGGATTCACGTGGTTTTCTACTTGGCCCCATGATCTGCATGGAGCTGGGCAAGCCTTTTCTGCCGATTAGAAAAAAAGGCAAACTTCCAGGCAAAGTTACCCAGCAGAAGTACACATTGGAGTACGGAGAAGTAAGAGTTTACAAGTTTTACATGAAATATcgagtatttaaaaattaatatttgtgtaCACAACTGTATGTACACACAAATACATTTGAATCCACTTTTTTAATTGCAGGCCACCTTTGAATTGCAAACAGAATTTATAAACGAAGGAACCAAGGTGCTTATTGTTGACGATTTGCTGGCAACTGGAGGTAAAATACAAATTCTCTAATCAGTGCTTATTTATGTATCGTTACTTAGAGAGCGTGTCAGTAAATTGATGAAAAATGTGTTAATTAAAGGTTCCATGACTGCGGCTATAAAATTGCTGAAATCAGTAGGAGCTGATGTAATTGAGTGCTTAGTGATAATGGAATTGACTTCGCTGAAAGGCCGAGAAAAGCTGGGTGTTCCTGTTCATTCTTTCGTACAATTCGATAAATAAGTGCAGTATATTCATAGTACAAATATTCAAAAGATGCACAAGTAAGCATGAGTAAAGTATTGTGCCTGTAACAGTATGTAACGATGTATATTATACACTcttgatatatatacacagcatttataaaaatagatattttttaaatatgtatacagaTATTAAATACTCGTATAATGGATGGAACGGAAAATTCGTGCGgattttttttagcaaaagtcaaaattttgtattatggatcaatacattttatgtttgaacttttctataaaa
The Ooceraea biroi isolate clonal line C1 chromosome 4, Obir_v5.4, whole genome shotgun sequence genome window above contains:
- the LOC105285694 gene encoding leucine-rich repeat-containing protein 15 produces the protein MPKPFRDLLVLALIMTTSCLNVTEDDTTTTSTETFSSAMKSSTLDTTTTTTRTMTTTIATVASTSSTTVIAQDDSVSKNHSNVSSPSSPDVAVWECPNITKPGVECSCDFPHTLRCTGDRTALQAISEHLKCSRPDTISLLDLTVTGISVLPARFLEDVALHGLVVSTGELKRVHENAFTALARPLQALGLPNNLLDSVPTAALSHLVGLDRLDLSHNKLKTLEADSFTGLLSLTYLDLCDNLLSQLSPQVFLALPELRSLRMRGNRLSVSALSALRGLIRLEELDLSNNLLLGPMGPNLLPQMPRLHFLTVSENGLINVQQGALMGLRNLTYLSLSHNQIDVLEDHSFKYLSTLTRLNLANNRIVAVSSASLAHLEKLTTLDLTHNFLRSLTADLVVPLTSLQDLRLDDNDITMVANDVPTSKLRLKRLSLADNPLNCDCTLLEFANWLTNSSLLEEDKSSAVCATPPALENGILTQVPPGSLLCGEPTPPMTRVPLAGAQLTLKKFDYDESTGINLLWHVEQCVEQYTCDSLIVYETIGDSEIQTESSPLHCDSRMMRDPCTLPITIPASLHLQLGHKYRYCVVLLVPTVYDDVSLGLGCSDVIVLQKTQRQEQQYVREADLHPAVSTQPPDSSYSRITRIHVNVSDKGYLHVDVVLSRLKETSSCQLSVVVFNAVSTVHRERFNCSSAFVTDVEVSLPGYYRVCASLDELTDVVVAAGDLVDDRERFRCVEVIEQGYRRQNAEALIVIAVIAATGIVLITLAILGRSLARRLRHPRIQAQCFLPAQEFEITHKAHYIKLLATTKV
- the LOC105285679 gene encoding adenine phosphoribosyltransferase, whose protein sequence is MEKNDKLQILKNAIRSYPNFPEPGIIFRDIFAVFYDIAALRALKDLIMEHISFLEVDLVIGLDSRGFLLGPMICMELGKPFLPIRKKGKLPGKVTQQKYTLEYGEATFELQTEFINEGTKVLIVDDLLATGGSMTAAIKLLKSVGADVIECLVIMELTSLKGREKLGVPVHSFVQFDK